A genomic window from Chlorobium phaeobacteroides DSM 266 includes:
- a CDS encoding RNA recognition motif domain-containing protein, translated as MNIYIGNLPYQVTEDDLRDAFSQFGQVDSANIITDKFSGRSKGFGFVDMPHDDEAREAIESMNDKDLKGRTIKVNEARPREERPARRDRY; from the coding sequence ATGAATATTTACATTGGTAATTTGCCTTATCAAGTCACTGAAGATGATCTTCGCGATGCATTCTCGCAGTTCGGACAGGTTGACAGCGCAAACATCATCACCGACAAGTTTTCAGGCCGTTCCAAAGGGTTCGGGTTTGTTGACATGCCTCATGATGACGAAGCCCGTGAAGCTATCGAATCAATGAATGACAAGGATTTGAAAGGTCGTACTATAAAAGTCAATGAAGCAAGGCCGCGCGAAGAAAGGCCGGCAAGAAGAGATCGCTATTAA
- a CDS encoding tetratricopeptide repeat protein: MKRLFSLAACVHIILFLLVATAFADGSNAAFNIGYESHLRGDLKGAIKHYTSAIEKNPVFAMAYQMRAAAWQQMKRYDLAINDFSMVISFGEPYFQSVGYFNRGVAKNMAGDYYGAIPDFNQTITLDKRMSAAYFHRGIAKKKTGDTFGQLQDFREAARLGEPNAEKWLNANYPGWKEMASGITPLFTP, from the coding sequence ATGAAAAGGTTATTCTCTCTTGCGGCATGCGTTCATATTATCCTGTTTTTGCTTGTCGCGACGGCCTTTGCGGACGGTTCGAATGCCGCGTTCAACATCGGATATGAAAGCCACCTCAGAGGCGATCTGAAAGGTGCCATCAAGCACTACACTTCGGCTATCGAGAAGAATCCCGTTTTTGCCATGGCCTATCAGATGCGCGCTGCGGCATGGCAGCAGATGAAACGATATGATCTGGCCATTAACGACTTTTCGATGGTCATCTCTTTTGGCGAACCCTATTTTCAATCCGTAGGGTACTTTAATCGCGGCGTGGCTAAAAACATGGCCGGCGATTACTATGGCGCCATTCCTGATTTCAACCAGACCATTACGCTCGATAAAAGAATGTCGGCGGCCTATTTTCATCGGGGTATCGCTAAAAAGAAAACCGGCGATACCTTCGGTCAACTGCAGGACTTTCGCGAAGCCGCCCGTCTTGGAGAGCCCAATGCTGAAAAATGGCTGAACGCCAACTATCCCGGCTGGAAAGAGATGGCGTCTGGCATCACCCCTCTCTTCACCCCTTAA
- the tsaE gene encoding tRNA (adenosine(37)-N6)-threonylcarbamoyltransferase complex ATPase subunit type 1 TsaE codes for MIREFLSGSPDATRDYARQFASALQPGDIICLAGELGAGKTEFMRGVAEVFNCDDQLSSPTFALFNIYHGSRQGKPVTLHHFDLYRIEQPGELETIGFGDYLSGPWISVVEWGEKFPEYRTMYTRTVTLCHAGGDNRLIQITG; via the coding sequence ATGATCAGGGAATTCCTCTCCGGCTCGCCCGACGCAACCCGTGACTATGCGCGTCAGTTTGCCTCCGCGCTTCAGCCCGGCGACATAATCTGTCTTGCCGGGGAACTCGGAGCGGGCAAAACCGAGTTTATGAGAGGAGTCGCCGAAGTGTTCAATTGCGACGACCAGTTATCGAGTCCCACGTTTGCCCTGTTTAATATCTATCACGGTTCGCGTCAGGGCAAGCCGGTCACGCTGCACCACTTCGATCTCTACCGCATCGAGCAGCCCGGAGAGCTCGAAACGATCGGGTTCGGCGACTATCTTTCCGGCCCATGGATCTCCGTTGTGGAGTGGGGCGAAAAATTTCCGGAATACCGAACCATGTACACCCGTACCGTAACGCTCTGCCATGCCGGCGGCGACAACAGGCTAATTCAAATAACAGGCTGA
- the tsaB gene encoding tRNA (adenosine(37)-N6)-threonylcarbamoyltransferase complex dimerization subunit type 1 TsaB, translating to MHLLSIECTHLALSAAVSNQGTLTLRIGAEWMKAAETLVPLVHEALTESGVDRTELDAVAVSSGPGSFTALRIGMAVAKGLAGGLGIPLLPVPTLPAMAAASLPFHQASHIVPVIQSRKGEYFYAALDRMALEKGAFSDEVRKGSAEDIRSLAGSFGRSAVVVGREIAELRDFLHAEDAGVLEADFFTAASLSPYALMRFREGHGALPGDVEPEYRQMFVLHGKKQ from the coding sequence ATGCACCTTCTCTCCATCGAATGCACCCATCTTGCCCTGAGCGCGGCAGTTTCAAACCAGGGTACCCTCACGCTGAGGATCGGCGCAGAGTGGATGAAAGCGGCAGAAACGCTGGTGCCGCTGGTTCACGAAGCGCTCACCGAAAGCGGAGTCGACCGAACGGAGCTTGACGCTGTTGCCGTATCGTCCGGACCGGGCTCATTCACCGCCCTGCGCATCGGTATGGCTGTTGCAAAAGGTCTGGCCGGGGGACTCGGCATCCCGCTGCTTCCGGTTCCAACCCTTCCCGCAATGGCCGCAGCCTCGCTTCCCTTTCACCAGGCCAGCCACATCGTTCCGGTTATCCAGTCGCGAAAGGGCGAATACTTTTATGCCGCTCTCGATCGGATGGCACTTGAAAAAGGAGCGTTCAGCGATGAAGTCCGTAAAGGCTCGGCCGAAGATATTCGTTCGCTTGCCGGATCCTTTGGCCGATCCGCTGTTGTTGTCGGAAGAGAGATCGCCGAACTGCGGGACTTTCTCCATGCAGAAGACGCGGGTGTCCTTGAAGCGGATTTCTTTACTGCGGCATCGCTATCTCCTTATGCCCTCATGCGATTCAGAGAGGGACATGGCGCACTGCCGGGAGATGTGGAGCCCGAGTACAGGCAAATGTTTGTTCTGCATGGTAAAAAACAGTGA
- a CDS encoding segregation and condensation protein A translates to MFRISLEDFEGPLDLLLFFIRRDELDIYNIPISRITADFIGYIAGMQVMNLEIAAEFIYMASMLMSIKARMLLPRPSMEENEQEEYDPRAELVQRLLEYKRIKEAALKMQELEMERASLFARGYIEEIEPEVIDELDEELHRPTLYQLMMAYRSVINKSPAELTRNVSDAPVSVEEQSALIFSRLQERVQVSFRSLFSEAPEHIILVVTFLAVLELCKNRKIIVLVKEGYDDFWISGRI, encoded by the coding sequence ATGTTCAGGATCAGCCTCGAAGACTTTGAAGGGCCGCTTGATTTGCTGCTTTTTTTTATCAGGCGCGACGAACTCGATATATACAATATCCCCATCTCCAGAATCACCGCCGATTTTATTGGCTATATTGCCGGCATGCAGGTCATGAACCTTGAAATAGCCGCCGAGTTCATCTATATGGCCTCCATGCTCATGAGCATCAAGGCCAGAATGCTGTTGCCCCGGCCCTCCATGGAAGAAAACGAGCAAGAGGAGTACGATCCCAGAGCGGAACTTGTCCAGCGGCTTCTGGAATATAAACGAATCAAGGAGGCAGCGCTGAAAATGCAGGAACTCGAAATGGAGCGGGCCTCACTTTTTGCGAGAGGATATATCGAAGAGATCGAGCCTGAGGTTATCGACGAGCTTGACGAGGAGCTTCATCGGCCGACACTCTACCAGCTCATGATGGCCTACCGGTCGGTCATCAACAAGAGCCCCGCAGAGCTCACCCGCAACGTTTCGGACGCGCCGGTCTCCGTCGAAGAACAGAGCGCGCTGATTTTCTCCAGGCTTCAGGAGCGGGTGCAGGTCTCCTTTCGCTCCCTTTTTTCAGAAGCGCCGGAACACATTATTCTTGTCGTCACCTTTCTTGCCGTGCTCGAACTCTGCAAAAACCGAAAAATTATCGTGCTTGTCAAAGAGGGCTACGACGATTTCTGGATTTCCGGCAGAATATGA
- a CDS encoding C1 family peptidase, which translates to MFPMRSFLELKCINRPVGTGWLPPLPDLRDYNAETPEIIELASKLGIPQTAKTLKSALPAQVDLRQWCSPIENQGLLGSCTAQSAVGVIEYFQCRAFGKYLDASALFLYKATRNLMGVTGDTGAWLRNTVGAVALCGVPPEKYWKYTDQDPDFDNEPGGFIYAVADNFEALKYFCHDPLGAKKPANLVLQSVKKYLAAGIPSMCGFYGFNSFEQSDNKGAIPYPCPDEHASWGHAIMVVGYDDEKKVVNTACGKATTGALRIRNSWGTGWGEEGYGWLPYEYVLNGLALDFWSIINMEWVDTRQFGY; encoded by the coding sequence ATGTTTCCCATGCGTTCATTTCTTGAACTCAAATGCATTAATCGCCCTGTAGGCACCGGCTGGCTTCCCCCTCTGCCGGATCTCAGAGACTATAACGCCGAAACGCCTGAAATTATCGAACTGGCTTCGAAACTCGGCATTCCTCAAACCGCAAAAACGCTCAAATCGGCATTGCCGGCCCAGGTCGATCTGCGCCAGTGGTGTTCTCCGATCGAAAACCAGGGGCTTCTGGGTTCCTGCACGGCCCAGTCGGCCGTCGGGGTCATCGAATATTTTCAGTGCCGCGCATTTGGCAAGTATCTCGACGCATCGGCGCTCTTTCTCTACAAAGCGACGCGCAACCTCATGGGCGTAACCGGCGACACCGGAGCATGGTTGCGCAATACCGTCGGCGCCGTTGCGCTGTGCGGTGTTCCGCCTGAAAAATACTGGAAATACACCGACCAGGATCCTGATTTCGATAATGAACCCGGCGGATTCATCTACGCCGTTGCCGACAATTTCGAAGCGCTCAAATACTTCTGTCACGACCCTCTCGGCGCAAAAAAACCGGCGAACCTCGTGCTTCAAAGCGTAAAAAAATACCTTGCGGCCGGAATACCCTCCATGTGCGGATTTTACGGATTCAACTCCTTTGAACAATCGGATAACAAAGGAGCCATACCCTACCCCTGCCCCGACGAGCATGCGTCCTGGGGACACGCTATTATGGTTGTCGGCTACGACGACGAAAAAAAAGTGGTCAACACTGCCTGCGGAAAAGCCACGACGGGAGCTCTGCGCATCCGAAACTCGTGGGGAACCGGATGGGGGGAGGAGGGGTACGGATGGCTTCCCTACGAATACGTCCTCAACGGCCTTGCTCTCGATTTCTGGTCGATCATCAACATGGAGTGGGTCGATACCCGGCAGTTCGGATATTAA
- a CDS encoding P-II family nitrogen regulator, translating into MKLITAIIPPDRLDHVREALIQADITRITVSRVTGHGRQEDIEFYRGQKIAPNLIPKIRLDIAVNDEFVTVTVDTIIETARHGQGEIGDGKIFITPLEECIRIRTRERGGKAI; encoded by the coding sequence ATGAAACTGATTACAGCAATTATCCCGCCAGATCGGCTTGACCATGTACGGGAGGCACTGATACAGGCGGATATCACGAGAATTACCGTGAGCAGGGTAACCGGCCATGGCCGCCAGGAAGATATTGAGTTCTACCGCGGCCAGAAAATAGCTCCGAACCTGATTCCGAAGATCAGGCTCGATATAGCCGTCAACGATGAATTTGTGACGGTAACCGTCGACACCATAATCGAAACGGCCCGCCACGGACAGGGCGAAATCGGTGACGGAAAAATATTTATCACGCCGCTTGAAGAGTGCATCAGGATAAGAACCAGAGAGCGGGGCGGTAAAGCGATCTGA
- a CDS encoding ammonium transporter codes for MMKKISGSLLFLLAVMMFSGTVHAADEVVTDTGTTSWMLTSTALVLLMVPGLAMFYGGLVRTKNVIGTMMHSFAAMVIIGVLWPLVGYSLSFGPSILGGLAGWDNKFFMLQGIDESIMSTQIPEYVFAMFQGKFAIITPALIAGAFAERVNFKGYALFIALWSIFVYSPICHWVWAGDGFLFNLGAKGAIDFAGGTVVHISSGVTALVAALYLGKRRGYPKNVMHPNNLVMTLTGAGLLWVGWFGFNAGSAIASNLDTARALTVTQVAAAAGAFTWMIIEMFQHGKATSLGVASGILAGLVAITPAAGVVQPAGAFALGALAAVFCYTAIVLKNKIGYDDSLDAFGVHGVGGIVGALALTFFIRPAWMLDAAEKAGGSWTVWQQFGVQATAVGVTIAYAAVISFILLFIVEKTVGLRISEDEEMSGLDHSMHGEHGYGLINLN; via the coding sequence ATGATGAAAAAAATCTCTGGTTCATTGCTGTTTCTCCTGGCAGTAATGATGTTCAGCGGAACAGTACATGCTGCTGACGAGGTGGTAACCGATACCGGGACAACCTCATGGATGCTGACTTCGACAGCCCTTGTACTGCTTATGGTTCCGGGACTCGCCATGTTCTATGGCGGTCTTGTCCGCACGAAAAACGTTATCGGAACCATGATGCACAGCTTTGCAGCAATGGTAATTATCGGGGTGCTCTGGCCTCTGGTAGGTTACTCGCTCAGTTTCGGCCCCAGCATTCTCGGCGGTCTGGCAGGGTGGGATAACAAATTCTTCATGCTGCAGGGCATTGATGAGTCGATCATGTCGACGCAGATACCCGAATATGTCTTTGCGATGTTTCAGGGCAAGTTCGCCATTATCACTCCTGCGCTTATTGCCGGAGCATTTGCCGAGAGAGTGAACTTCAAAGGGTATGCGCTCTTTATCGCGCTCTGGAGCATTTTTGTCTACAGCCCCATCTGTCACTGGGTATGGGCTGGCGACGGATTCCTTTTCAACCTTGGAGCAAAGGGCGCCATCGATTTTGCCGGCGGTACCGTTGTTCATATCTCATCGGGCGTTACAGCCCTTGTTGCTGCGCTCTACCTTGGAAAAAGACGCGGTTATCCCAAAAACGTCATGCACCCCAACAACCTCGTCATGACCCTTACCGGAGCAGGACTCTTGTGGGTGGGCTGGTTTGGATTCAACGCCGGCAGCGCGATTGCCAGTAACCTTGACACCGCAAGAGCCTTGACCGTCACGCAGGTTGCCGCAGCGGCAGGAGCATTCACCTGGATGATCATCGAGATGTTCCAGCATGGCAAAGCGACCAGTCTTGGCGTCGCATCGGGAATTCTTGCAGGACTTGTTGCCATCACGCCGGCGGCAGGCGTCGTTCAGCCGGCAGGAGCTTTTGCTCTCGGCGCGCTTGCGGCAGTCTTCTGTTACACCGCGATCGTGCTTAAAAACAAGATCGGCTACGACGACAGTCTCGACGCATTCGGCGTTCACGGAGTCGGCGGTATCGTTGGAGCTCTCGCCCTGACCTTTTTTATCCGTCCCGCATGGATGCTTGACGCAGCGGAAAAAGCAGGCGGAAGCTGGACCGTATGGCAGCAGTTCGGAGTACAGGCAACGGCGGTAGGAGTTACCATTGCCTACGCGGCAGTGATCTCTTTCATTCTTCTCTTCATCGTCGAAAAAACGGTTGGCCTGCGTATCTCCGAAGACGAAGAGATGTCGGGTCTTGATCACAGCATGCACGGCGAGCATGGATATGGCCTTATCAACCTTAACTAA
- a CDS encoding DUF1015 domain-containing protein, with the protein MPDIMPFRALHYKQETMNHAEKVLCPPYDVISPARQQELYELSPCNAVRLELPLESDPYQAAMERLLEWSRIGELVRDAEPAIYPYMQTFEDAEGAVYNRTGFFCAMRLHDFVERKVLPHEKTLSGPKADRLNLFRKTKTNISPVFGIYADPDKAADRQIAAFASSNPPLIDAVFQDVRNRMWKITDKEIVEKVRAGLQHRTVFIADGHHRYETGLNYRNERAAMNPAHTGNEAYNFILACLANMHDEGLIIFPIHRLLHSLEQFDALAFRRQLEQYFVVTELPHREALKRYLADEPSIYAYGVVTREYMLGIVLKGSPEELLDHATPDSLRKLGLVALHEIVLGRLLGITPEAMAKQSNIKYIKDEAELYAAVENGAAQAGIVVKPTTVQQVVAVSESGEVMPQKSTFFYPKIMTGLVFNPLD; encoded by the coding sequence ATGCCAGACATTATGCCTTTCAGGGCACTGCACTACAAGCAGGAAACCATGAACCACGCCGAAAAGGTTCTTTGTCCGCCCTACGACGTTATCTCTCCAGCCCGCCAGCAGGAGCTCTACGAACTCTCGCCCTGTAACGCCGTCAGGCTCGAACTCCCGCTTGAGTCCGATCCCTACCAGGCAGCCATGGAACGACTGCTCGAATGGAGCCGCATCGGCGAACTGGTAAGGGACGCTGAACCGGCGATCTACCCGTACATGCAGACCTTCGAAGACGCCGAAGGCGCCGTCTACAACCGAACCGGCTTTTTTTGCGCCATGCGCCTCCATGATTTTGTCGAACGCAAGGTTCTGCCTCACGAAAAAACCCTCTCGGGGCCAAAAGCAGACCGTCTCAACCTCTTCAGAAAGACAAAAACCAATATCAGCCCCGTTTTCGGGATCTATGCCGATCCCGATAAAGCAGCCGATCGTCAAATAGCCGCCTTTGCATCCAGCAACCCCCCCCTGATCGACGCCGTGTTTCAGGATGTCAGAAACCGGATGTGGAAGATAACCGACAAAGAGATCGTCGAAAAGGTGCGGGCGGGGCTTCAGCATCGCACCGTTTTCATCGCCGACGGCCACCACCGCTACGAAACAGGGCTCAACTACCGAAACGAACGAGCGGCAATGAACCCCGCACACACCGGCAATGAGGCATACAACTTTATTCTGGCCTGCCTTGCCAACATGCATGACGAAGGGCTGATTATTTTCCCGATCCATCGACTCCTGCACAGCCTTGAGCAGTTTGACGCCCTGGCGTTCCGCCGACAGCTTGAGCAATACTTCGTCGTCACGGAACTTCCCCACAGAGAGGCCCTCAAACGCTACCTGGCCGACGAACCTTCGATCTACGCATACGGCGTGGTAACGCGGGAATATATGCTCGGCATCGTCCTCAAAGGGAGCCCCGAGGAGCTCCTTGACCACGCAACTCCCGACTCCCTCCGGAAGCTTGGTCTGGTGGCCCTCCACGAGATCGTGCTCGGCAGGCTGCTTGGCATAACCCCCGAAGCCATGGCGAAACAGAGCAACATCAAGTACATCAAGGATGAAGCCGAACTGTATGCTGCCGTCGAAAACGGAGCCGCGCAGGCCGGGATCGTCGTCAAGCCAACAACGGTTCAACAGGTCGTAGCCGTGTCGGAATCAGGAGAGGTCATGCCTCAGAAATCAACGTTTTTTTATCCGAAAATAATGACAGGACTTGTCTTCAACCCGCTCGACTGA
- a CDS encoding ferritin-like domain-containing protein, giving the protein MGTRGREIVGENLPRILELLNKAFADEWLAYYQYWIGAKVVQGPMKDAVIAELLQHAADELRHADMVTARIIQLGGTPVTSPAEWLKWSNCGYDAPDDPFVQKILQQNISGEQCAINVYNSIIQEIGMKDPVTYNLAVQILQDEVEHEEDLQALLEDLGVFLKK; this is encoded by the coding sequence ATGGGAACAAGAGGACGTGAAATAGTGGGGGAAAATCTGCCCCGGATTCTTGAACTGCTCAACAAAGCGTTTGCCGACGAATGGCTGGCCTACTACCAGTACTGGATAGGCGCAAAGGTCGTACAGGGCCCGATGAAAGACGCCGTCATTGCCGAGCTCCTGCAGCATGCTGCCGACGAGTTGCGACATGCCGACATGGTGACGGCAAGAATTATTCAGCTTGGAGGAACGCCGGTCACCAGTCCGGCAGAGTGGCTCAAATGGTCGAACTGCGGGTACGACGCCCCCGACGATCCGTTCGTGCAGAAAATTCTTCAGCAGAACATATCAGGCGAACAGTGCGCCATCAATGTCTATAACAGCATCATCCAGGAGATCGGGATGAAAGATCCCGTGACCTACAACCTCGCCGTCCAGATTCTTCAGGACGAAGTCGAGCATGAAGAGGACCTTCAGGCCCTGCTGGAAGATCTCGGGGTATTCCTTAAGAAGTAA